GGGAACACGGAAAAACTAAGGTGGAAGGTAAGGGCTAAAATGCAGGAAGGCGAAAGTTAGGGACGGGAATGTAAGGAAGCCAAGCTGAAACCTGGGTTCATCCGAGGAGGAGGGCAGTGAGGCCAAGCCTGCGGGTATTGATAGTAGCTCAGAGGACTCCAAGCCAGCCATGAGGAGACCTGGTCCATGGCCTCCAGATGACTAACGAGGATGGTCCCCACTGTGGCTTCTCGGGACGCATTAGCAGTCAGATCAATAACTGTAAGGGCCTGGGCCACAGCCAGAGGCTCCTACCTAAACATAGTacatcttccttcccttcccccagGTCCAAAGTGCAAGCTAGGATAGGAAAGAACTGGAAGGGGTGGGGTGACAATGAAGGGAACAGCAGCACCAAGTGACAGCAGTGGCCCAGAAGAATCAGAGCTGGTCCTAGGTCCCTGCGGCCTTTCTTGCCACAAGCTGGCCTCAAGTACTTAATAATTTGGTGTAAAAGGCAACCCTAGAGGCTAATATCACCACAAAGCCATCATACCACTTACAAGTTTGAGAGCtaacaaagaaattaaaaccTAACAGCAATTATCCATATTTTTAGCATGATAATAAAGTCTTAACATTCTGTTGCCATAGAGATCAGTAAAGAATGCAGGAGCCCCACAGAGCCCTGCTGCTGGGCCTCTGGTCTTTCTGGTTCCCTGTACTGGTGAACCAGGCTCTTCCCAGATTACAGCCTCCCAAAGCAGGGAGAGGAAGATGAACTTCCCCTTCAAAGAGCTACTCCTGGAACACTCAGCTCCCATGGTCACTGCCCCAAGCCTGTGCTGTCCCAAGCTGAGCCATATAGGAGGCAAGAGTTGAGGGGACTGACCTAGGCACAATAGTAGACATCACGTCAGGGGAGCCTGGATGAGAACTGCCCAAACCCCTTTCGATACCGGGCTGGGAGTTCTACTTCAAAAAGGACTAAAGGCAGGTACAGAGGTCAACAGGTAAGAATGGAGTTTAGGGGGCTTCTCTGGAACTTCAGCTCCTGGAGATCAGGAAACACCCCTAGAAGAAAGTGCAGAATGTGCTACTGTCACACTGCCATCTGGTGGAAAGACACAGAGCCGGAGCCTGGAAGTCTGGGCGTGGGGCAGGGAATGTGGGGCACAAACTGATGGGGCACCCTGCCCAGGCATGACCCTTCTggccatctttctttctttctaagcaAAAggttaaatgaaacaaaataaaaagaaaaaagcacaatGGTATTACAAATGTTTTATATCCCTGGCATCATTTGTAGTTTTGGCTCATGAGTAGTTAAAATCAGGCACATCAACTGACTGAGATCACACACGTGGGCAGCAGGCACCATGACACACGAGCTGCCTTTTGTACAAAgtttttatgtatacatatatatttatgtacacagacacaaagatataaaatCCAGTGAGAAGGACTCCCATGTGCCCAGGTAGGGGTCAGGAGTGGCTTTAGCAGCCAGGGTGCAGCCTGTGGCAGAGGCACACAGGGAGTGGTGGAGAGTACAGCCCTCCCCTCCATCCTCCCACCCTGGGCCAAAGGGAGGCCCTGGGAGGAAGAACTATATGAAGGGGATGTTTCACAATGCACATGTCCATGTCATCTTCCAGGGCCCTTGTAGCAGCAAGCCAGCACCTTCAAGGTACACCCCCCCAAAATTCCAAAGTCCTCTCAACCCAGAGGTCCTAAGAGTTTTCTCTGACAGACTGTAGAGCAAACATGGAGGAAAAAGGGGTCAATTTCCTCCACTGATACCCTGTAGACTTCCCAAAGGTGGAGGAATCGAGGAATCACTAAGAGATGGTTGGAAAGGGCAATGAAGGTCATCCACACAATACACAGAGAGACACGTATTCAATGTAAGTGTCGATTCTGCCCTCTTAGGCTGGGGTCTTTGCTCGGCGGAGTCCATTTCCAGTGAAGCCACAGGCAGGAGCTCTTCTTGGTGTCCAAGGGTAGTCTTAATCGCCCCAGTCAATGTCCATGCCCTCAGGATAGCTTGGTCCACAAAATGGAGAAAAGGGGCTGTGGAAGGGGACATGGAGTGGTAGGGCCCAAAGGCCTAGGGAGGCACTGTACTGGGCCACTGATTTACCTGTGGCAAGGAGGACAGGAGAGGTAAACTGGAAGCCAAAGGAAAGAGAATAACCAAAGACTAAAATGGGCTGGGCCCTGAGACTCACATGGTCTTGGGGGTAAAGAGGCTGGAGAGCTGTAAGCACTGTGAGGCAACTGCCTGGGAGGCAAGGTTCAGGGCTGGACTCAGAGCTGAAGCAAAGAGAGGCAGAAAGAATGAGCGAGAACAGAGCTCTCCTTAATTCCAGGCCCCGacccttctctccctctcccaagTCCAAGTTTACCCGTCAGAGCTGCTGGGTTCAGGGCCCCTAAGGGAACCGCTCCATTCAGTTGCAgggcggcagcggcagcggcagcggcagcagcagcagcagcagcagcagctgtagTTGGCAGCTGGATTCCAGAGCCTAAAAGGGGAAGTAAAGGGGGGGTTAAGTTCCAACCCTTGATCTCAAATTCAATCCCATGCTCTTCGCTCTGCAGAGCAACCCTACCTTCTGCCAGTTTGGCCATGAGCTGCAAACGTCCACCTGCTGATCCCAGATCCAGCTCCCGGTCTCCATCAGGAAAAGTGATGTCGGTGCCACCATCTGGTCGTTCAGTCGCGTGGCCAACCCTCATAGGTCGACCAGCAAGCTCAAAGCCATTTAACTGTTCCAGAGCCCGCCGCGCACACTCGGAGTCAGAGAACTACAAGAAACCCAGGCCTATTAGTCACCTCCTGGCCACAGACATGCTCCCAAAGCCACGCTAACAGTCCCTCTCTTTACCCTCCCAGGAAAACTGCATGCTCACTGTGGCATAAACTTCGATTTCCCAGGGTCTATAACCTAAGATCTCATCCCCCAAAATGGTCCTCTGAAAGAGACCTCTTCCAAGGGACTCAAGAGGAATCACTTTCCAATCTTCCAGCTCCACTAAGAatctaacaacacaaaaaagctATTATCTGGACAGAACTTAGGCTGACAGGCTGTTTGACAAAAGGGCATGTAAAATGGAAAATAAGGCTTCTGGGCTTTTTATTCAGCTCCTAGATCTTAGAAGTTTCAGTTCTTAGTCAAGAACTAGGAAGCTGGAACTCTAGAGCCCTGCCCTGGCGGGGGGAACATAGCATGGTGCTGAGAGAAGCCTGTGCCCCCACCCACCGCTACCCCACATACACACCAGTGCTACTGACTCAGTGACCTGCTCACCAGAGGCCTTCTACACTCTAGTTCCTTTCAGGATGACAGCTTCAGCAGCACACCTGCTATTAAGAGGATTCCCAGGCTGCTGTTTGGGCAAGCATGAAGGTTGTTGACCTAAAAGGCTCAACACAAAGCTCAGAGGCAGAAGCCTTTCTGCATCTGAGTCACGCGGGAGCTAGAAAAAGTACTGGCCACCATTGAATCCTCAGTACCATAGCTGGCTTGGTTTACTCTGGTACTACCTGCCCTATGGCCAACCACGCGGTAGTGATAGATCCCAGGCAGGTGGTGTAGGTTGGTGCCTCTACTGGGTACTTCTGAGGTGAGCAATTCTCATAATATGACACAATTTACTTCCACTCTGCCCTCTGGGCAGTTTTGGGGGTATCTGATGCCTGAATTGAGAAAATATTAGCTTCTATCAAACTTTCTGGCTGGAAGCCAGTCTTCATCACCCTGGAGTCACATGGGGCTGGAAGAACCCGGTTATGAGAACTGGAAACCATTTTGCTTAAGTGTCACTGTCAAGGGGCCTCACTATTCTTCCAATAGTGCTATTTAAATGTAAAGATCCTTCTCCATGAAGAAATTGCTTCAAAAGGGGTAGCACCAAAGGTATAACTTTTTATTCCCACCGTTATCATAAGAACAATACACCAATTCTATAAAGCACGTCTTTCAAAACCCATACCTAACCTCCCTCACACCCCCAGCCTCTTTTAGCTGCAGCCTGGCATCATTACTATTACCCAAAGAGCAAGTGGTAGCACCAGTGAAGCTGGGTGAACTCCTGGACACTCCCAGACCAGGGCCACTGACAGAGTGTGGAGCAAAGCCAAGATCTCAAGCAATGTACTCATCTCAAGGGGCAGAAGGCTAGTCCAAGCTTCAGGCACCAGTGTTTATGGGTCATTTAGACAGTTCCTAAAGGAGGAGGATGAAGCTAAGCTGCAAAATCAGACAAGTGGACAAAcccaaactaaaataaaaaactaaaagacTAGAGACTCACCGTAATGAAACCATAACCTTTAGAGTGGCCTGTATCTGAATCCTTGGTCAGGAGGATATCATCAATCTGCAGAATAGGAAGGAATGACTAGTCGTCTTTTTGGTTAGCTCGTGCCTTTCATCATTCCTGCCTGGACTATTCTAAATACCTCTAACTTGCTAGCCAACAAATGACATCTCTCCGAATCCTCTTTTTAAAAAGAGGTGAAGGCCACCTCTCTTCAAAACACATTTTCTGACTAATCTTACTTAGTCTGGACACATTATTTGATTCCATCGTGTGTCTCATTCCTTTGCTCACTAAGCAGCACGAACGCAGAGATGGAGCCTAACTTTCACAGCATGACCCAAACACCTGTTACGCTGTATGCAACCTGCGCGCTAATCATGGCCAGAGACAACAGACTGGTACAGTCAGTCACCCATCCCACTTTTTCCAGCTCCCTTCTAAGGATTCCTTCACTTTCTACTCACTTTGCCAAAGGGCTCGAAAATGCCCCGGAGCATGTCCTCGGTGATGTTGAAGTGCAGGGAGCCCACATAGAGGCGCATTGGCCCACCACTGCCTTTCTGCAGGTTGTTGGCCATGGCTGCCAGTCGGTTTTTCTCAGCCTGGAAGAGGAGGAAATGATGGGTCACGTCCCACATCCTCACCTCCAATCCCATTTTCTGTACGTCAGTTTCTCAACCTGCTCACCTGTGAGGCCTGCACAATGATAGGTACCCCGAGCAGCCACTGCCCAGTCAGCCCAATGGCCAGCGGCACAGACTGAATTTCACAGAATTCCACGTAGGCAATGCCCTTAGAACGACGTGAGTTCCGATCTGAGATGATACGCACATCACGAACCTATGCAGGGCAAAAAGGAAATTCTGAGTTGGCCATAGAAGGGAACTGAAAATAGGTGACTCCTaagagaagaaaactaaagaaggGAGAGGGTTTACCTTGCCAACAGCAGAGAAAAAGTCCTCCAGGTCTCGAGGCCGAATGCGGGCAGCCAACTGCATACAAAAAACTGTGCGGGCATCACGCTCCTCAGGACTCAGATTATCAACTGGCTCCCTACGGAGTGAAAAGAATCAGAGACCAGTCTTCTTAGTACTTGGGCATTGTTCTCCAGCTAACCCTCAAGTACTACACATTCCTGTACTTTTGCTTAAACTTTTTGTTCATATATCACAATTCCTAAAAAAAGCAGTCATCTCAACTCACCTGACTGGGCTTTTCTCTCTGAAATGAGGACTCTTGCTGTGTCCATACCTACGCCtaagaatacagaaaaacaattaaaaatcatGTCATCAAACCTTATTCACACTGGTCTAATGCTGGGTCTTCCATCATGAGTAAACCAGATTCCAGAACCCCATTTCATATGTCAATTCTTAGCACTGCCCTTCCAGTAACTGGGGATCCTGCCCATCACACAGGTCCAGAGTGTACtcaggattccctgggtggtacaaatggttaaggtgcttggctgctaaccaaaaggttggcagttcgagtacagtcagaggcaccctggaaaaaggcccggtgatcttccaaaaaataagccaccgaaaaccctgatacacatggggtcgccatgtgttggagtagacttgatggcaaatggtttaCAGTAAAATTGGTGTTTTTACCCAGGGGGCGATACAGGGGTGATCTTATTAGCAAAAAGTCATACCCAGTGGCAAGTGGGGGACTCCTGTAGCGCACACGATCCTCACGACGCCGGTCCCAACTTCGTGACTCACTACTACGTTGATGATCCCAGCTACGGCTGCGATGACGATGCTGCCGTTCCCGACTTCGGCTCAGACTGTTTCTCTGTCTATGTCGATCCCGGTCTCGGCTATGACTACAGGTGGGAATTAAGTTtgttaaaggacaaacaaatctgttttgtttGGCCTTTAATAAAGAGCTTACTctggtgtttttccatttatactaATTCCCAAAACCCAACAGCCCAAGAATCACTGACCTGGGCTTTCTATCCCTGCTTCTACTATGGCTCCGACTCTTCTTCTTCCTGCAAATACAGTGTGAATTCTTACTTCTGAGAAGCTCTCATGATCTCTCCCaaggaaaagaaaggacaagAAGACCAGGGTGAAACTGAAAGCAGTAAAAGACCAAAGCCCAGAAGATGATCTGGCAGTAGTTCACGGCAACTGCACAACGGCGGCTTCCACAGCCCTGAATGCTGTCAGGCATCTGCAGCAGCCACTTTACCCCCAAAGTCAAACAAAAGCTGGTGTTTCCAAATCAAAGGTCCTCTTGTTATTTTGTTCAAATGACATATACCGACGGTAGGACTGATCCACAAATCTACATTGGAAAGTGAAGACTACAAGTTCATTAAACCAGGTCACCATTATTCCCATGACCCAGTGGAGCCATTACTAAAAGCCAGTGGTCTTCAGAGCAACCAACTCCCTGTTCTGGCTATTTCTCCAATGGATGCAGATGTTTCCCTTCCCTAAGTCACCAACCCATTTCTTCACCCCACACTCACTTGCTTGTCTCCCCACTGCTGCTGCTCGCACTAGTCCCACTGCCATTGTTGTCGGTGCTGCTGGTGTTGTTGGCGGTATTGCTAGGGCTGTCCTTTTTAACCTCTTTCCTTTGCTGCTCATCCTGAGGGGTTCGCCAGGAAATTGTCACAAGGCACAAGGTGGCAGACACACAGATTTCGTTGGGCAAAGAAAGAACAAAggtgaacaggaaagaaaagccCGTGAAATCAAAGCTCTCAATTAACTAGCCAGTTTTTAAGGACCTACATCTTCTAACAGGGGGAGTAAGAGGAAGCAAGGAAACTGCCCAAAAGGAAGAGATCAGAATGACAAATTTTGATGTCAAAACTTTAGCCACCCAAGACACGTTTCAATGACATTTCTCAGGACAGTGAGAAATTAGAGCTAGGTCTGAGGTACGCTGACTGTCCACTGTGTCACTGAGAGTTACGAACTAAGAACTTGTTCCCACCGTATTATGCTCCCACCCCAGCCTTTGGAGCCTTTTCTAAAAGCATGACCCTAGAGTTTAGGGCCCCCAGCAGAGCTAACTAAAAGCCCACACCTTTTATAAATAGCCATATATAGTAAATAAGCAGGGAAAAAGAAGCCATAAAATGCTGaagtgaaaaaccaaaaaacccactgccactgagttgattctgactcatagcaacgctacaggcagagtagagctgccccatagggtttccaaggctgaagtctttacggaagcagactgccatatctttccatGTAGCggttggtgggttagaaccaccgacctttcggttagcagccaaacacttaaccactgcgctaccagggcttctgCTGAAGTGAGGTGGGGAATATTACCTCCTCTTTTTTATAGGCAGCCTCCAGCATGGCCTCAATCACTATATCAAAGTCATCGGACGACATGGTGTCAGAATCTGAGGAGAGGACATCGATACATAAAAACCTCATTTATACTTATTTCCCCTTCCAGCAACCCACATTCCCTTCCCCCTCCAAGAAACAGCCATCAGGATATACGGTTCCATTTCTTGACTCCAAAGGGATCTTACCAGCTGTTGTTCACCTGAGACTTATTTTTGCACCTTATAGATCTGAACTAGTCATGCTTTGTGGCTGAGGAAAGGTCAAGGGtttagaagaaaactgaacaccTAGGTAGAGACAAAATACTAAAATACAGACCCAGTCCTATGAAGAGAAAATGTTGGTACTCAGCATTTCCATTCACTTAACAATGGGTTTTTGGCCTCCTTTCCACTGTTCAAAATTCTGAATAAACAACTGATTTAAActtaaatcataaaaataagtACACATTTCCAACAAAAAGGTAAAGATGCAAGAGTGAAAGTTAGGAGCAAGACAAAGCAACACCAGAATGATGCAGATCTGCCCTAAGCTCTTCCCTACATACCCCAAACAACAATAATTAGGGCCCCGTCACTAAGCACTTTCCGTCCAATACCAACTAGAACTTAGATAACTCAGAAATATTAAGAAAGTCTTAACCAATTCCATTTTGAAGTCTCTTTGTCTAGGCAGGCAGGGGAAGACTTCTTGCCTCCCCCAAGCTTTCATATCTAGCAATCAATGGTCTTTCCCCAGGCTGTCCACCACAGGTCTGTCAAGTacgaaaaacagaaaataccaaacAAAATCAGTAGgataaaattattcaaaaatgaCTGATCTGGAATCACCAATAcattcaacaacatgaatgaatctcaaaataattatgctgagtgaaagaagccagacaaaaaaagCGCGCATTCTGTATGATTTCatctatataaaattctagaaaatgcaaactaatctagTGACAGAAAAGAGATACGGGGTGGCCTAGGGACAGCGGCG
The window above is part of the Loxodonta africana isolate mLoxAfr1 chromosome 10, mLoxAfr1.hap2, whole genome shotgun sequence genome. Proteins encoded here:
- the RBM23 gene encoding probable RNA-binding protein 23 isoform X1 — translated: MSSDDFDIVIEAMLEAAYKKEEDEQQRKEVKKDSPSNTANNTSSTDNNGSGTSASSSSGETSKKKKSRSHSRSRDRKPSHSRDRDRHRQRNSLSRSRERQHRHRSRSWDHQRSSESRSWDRRREDRVRYRSPPLATGRRYGHSKSPHFREKSPVREPVDNLSPEERDARTVFCMQLAARIRPRDLEDFFSAVGKVRDVRIISDRNSRRSKGIAYVEFCEIQSVPLAIGLTGQWLLGVPIIVQASQAEKNRLAAMANNLQKGSGGPMRLYVGSLHFNITEDMLRGIFEPFGKIDDILLTKDSDTGHSKGYGFITFSDSECARRALEQLNGFELAGRPMRVGHATERPDGGTDITFPDGDRELDLGSAGGRLQLMAKLAEGSGIQLPTTAAAAAAAAAAAAAAAALQLNGAVPLGALNPAALTALSPALNLASQAVASQCLQLSSLFTPKTM
- the RBM23 gene encoding probable RNA-binding protein 23 isoform X2; amino-acid sequence: MSSDDFDIVIEAMLEAAYKKEEDEQQRKEVKKDSPSNTANNTSSTDNNGSGTSASSSSGETSKKKKSRSHSRSRDRKPSHSRDRDRHRQRNSLSRSRERQHRHRSRSWDHQRSSESRSWDRRREDRVRYRSPPLATGRRYGHSKSPHFREKSPVREPVDNLSPEERDARTVFCMQLAARIRPRDLEDFFSAVGKVRDVRIISDRNSRRSKGIAYVEFCEIQSVPLAIGLTGQWLLGVPIIVQASQAEKNRLAAMANNLQKGSGGPMRLYVGSLHFNITEDMLRGIFEPFGKIDDILLTKDSDTGHSKGYGFITFSDSECARRALEQLNGFELAGRPMRVGHATERPDGGTDITFPDGDRELDLGSAGGRLQLMAKLAEGSGIQLPTTAAAAAAAAAAAAAAAALQLNGAVPLGALNPAALTALSPALNLASQAVASQCLQLSSLFTPKTM